TTGTGAAAGACTCACATATGGCCTTGTGTCAATTGAGAACTGTTGACTTAATCGGTGGTTCTCAGTTCTCTGCTCAGGAACCTGGAGAGAgtatggagagagtttgctgcactgaaagtaaaggggctgaataattttgcacgcccaatttttcagtttttgatttgttaaaaaagtttgaaatatccaataaatgttgttccacttcatgattgtgtcccacttgttgttgattcttcacaaaaaaatacagttttatatattttatgtttgaagcctgaaatgtggcaaaaggtcgcaaagtttaagggggccgaatactttcgcaaggcactgtatttttacTGTTTGGACATAGGCAGCCCGACAAAACACTTGGGCGGCCTGCCCAAGACATTTCTATGCAGACACAAACccgggttctttatagaaccattctccATAAATGTTCTTAATAGCCCCAaaagggttgtaaccatagcggaaccTTTTCTTTGTGCTGTATATAACAATTTtttaatggttctttatagaaccttaggaaagggttctttatagaaccttaggaaagggttctttatagaaccttaggaaagtgttctttatagaaccttaggaaatggttctttatagaaccttaggaaagggttctttatagaaccttaggaaatggttctttatagaaccttaggaaagggttctttatagaaccttaggaaagggttctttatagaaccttaggaaagtgttctttatagaaccttaggaaatggttctttatagaaccttaggaaagggttctttatagaaccttaggaaatggttctttatagaaccttaggaaagggttctttatagaaccttaggaaagggttctttatagaaccttaggaaagggttctttatagaaccttaggaaagtgttctttatagaaccttaggaaatggttctttatagaaccttaggaaagggttctttatagaaccttaggaaagggttctttatagaacctttggaaagtgttctttatagaaccttaggaaatggttctttatagaaccttaggaaagggttctttatagaaccttaggaaagggttctttatagaaccttaggaaatggttctttatagaaccttaggaaagggttctttatagaaccttaggaaagggttctttatagaaccttaggaaagtgttctttatagaaccttaggaaatggttctttatagaaccttaggaaagggttctttatagaaccttaggaaagggttctttatagaaccttaggaaagtgttctttatagaaccttaggaaatggttctttatagaaccttaggaaagggttctttatagaaccttaggaaagtgttctttatagaaccttaggaaatggttctttatagaaccttaggaaagggttctttatagaaccttaggaaatggttctttatagaaccttaggaaagggttctttatagaaccttaggaaagagttctttatagaaccttaggaaagggttctttatagaaccttaggaaagtgttctttatagaaccttaggaaatggttctttatagaaccttaggaaagggttctttatagaaccttaggaaagggttctttatagaacctttggaaagtgttctttatagaaccttaggaaatggttctttatagaaccttaggaaagggttctttatagaaccttaggaaagggttctttatagaaccttaggaaatggttctttatagaaccttaggaaagggttctttatagaaccttaggaaagggttctttatagaaccttaggaaagtgttctttatagaaccttaggaaatggttctttatagaaccttaggaaagggttctttatagaaccttaggaaagggttctttatagaaccttaggaaagtgttctttatagaaccttaggaaatggttctttatagaaccttaggaaagggttctttatagaaccttagggaagggttctttatagaaccttaggaaagggttctataaagaaccttaggaaagggttctttatagcaccatacaggtTACATTTATAACTTTATGAGCATTGTTCTTTATAGAACTTTCAAAATATAGGCTCTATATAGCACCAAAAAGGATCCGCTATGGTAACAAGCCCAAAAAATAACTGATTTGGTACACTATATAgaaccatttgtttttagtgtgtgGCTTTGTCTCACTTTCATATGCATATCCTTTTAGTACTACTGTAGTTCATATTGATTCACTTTTTTAGTGAACAATAGTAAAAAATAGTACCTTTTAATATGTTGTTGGGTACAAAACGAGTAGCTGTTTGAGACAAAGTCATCCAATGATCGCACCCCACTTAAATCAGACCAAATCAGCACACAGGTTATCATAAAGTAATCATAGATCATTTACAAAGTAATGTTCGAAGTGACACACATGACTAGATATGTTACGAGGTGTTTACAGAGTAATGTCGTAAGCAaaaggacacggacacacacacacacacacacacacacacacacacacacacacacacacacacacacacacatacacacgtgacAACTAAAATGCCACGAGCACAGTCACCCCAAACAAGTCATAAATTGAGTTTGGACAACCAGTCCATCGTTAGCAGTGTCGGAAGTAAGGTATTGTACAGACACGCGACTAAATGCCAGTAGATGGGGACATCAATCCGCTGTGGGTTAGAGGTCACTGTGGAGAGCCGTCAGTATGAAGTAATGTCCACAAGATTCCTACTGCTTACTACAACTGACTGTAGAGCGGCTCCACGAGGGGCCAAAAGGGGGCTTAGTGCCCTTAGTTAAAACTTGTGCCCCTTCAGTTGTAGCAAAATGTGATACTGCCATGCCCATCAGTGGTGATACTGCAGAGCCCATCAGTGGTGATACTGCAGAGCCCAGCAGTGGTGATAATGCAGAGCCCAGCAGTGGTGATACTGCCATGCCCATCAGTGGTGATACTGCCATGCCCAGCAGTGGTGATACTGCCATGCCCATCAGCGGTGATACTGCCATGCCCATCAGTGGTGATACTGCCATGCCCATCAGTGGTGATACTGCAGAGCCCAGCAGTGGTGATACTGCAGAGCACAGCAGTGGTGATACTGCAGAGCACAGCAGTGGTGATACTGCAGAGCACAGCAGTGGTGATACTGCCATGCCCATCAGTGGTGATACTGCCATGCCCATCAGTGGTGATACTGCCATGCCCATCAGTGGTGATACTGCCATGCCCATCAGTGGTGATACTGCCATGCCCATCAGTGGTGATACTGCAGAGCCCAGCAGTGGTGATACTGCCGATCTCCAGCTAGCTCCGTGTGCAGAGCCTACCACCTCTTCCACAAGCAGCACCAGGATAATGGTACCACAGTCCCCTCCACCTCCGACTCTTCCTGACGATcttggaacagaggagccagcccAGGTTAGCCTAGAATCCTACTCTAGCCGCAGGTTTTCTTTCCAAAAACGTTAATTTAATAGCAACTGGTTCATAGGAAGAGAGTGGCTGGGAACACTCGGTTACTGCAGATGCGGAATTTTGCAGAAAAGGCCTTCACCCAAGCTGGGTATTCTACCTATTCTAACTGGAAGCATGCTATTGATAGTACCAAAGGATTGGCGAGGCACGCATCGAGCGAAGAGCATTTGAAATGCACTGCATTGTGGGAGGAAAAACAAGTTTGGGTATGGGTACTGAGGTGTCAACACTTGTTAATGATGGGCAGCTGGCAAGACATCgcatgtacagtgcattgggaaagtattcagaccccttgactttttccacattttgttacgttacagccttgctCAAAAATGAATTCAATTGTCCCCCCCCTCTTCAAtatgcacacaataccccataatggcaaagcgcaaacaggtttttagacatttagacaattcaattgattggaacacagtggccttcatcattgttaaatggaaaaagtttggaactaccaagacctTTCCTAGAactgtccgcccggccaaactgagcaatctggggagaagggcctttggtTAGGAAGGTGTCCAAGCAACCTGTgttcaatctgacagagctccagagttcctctgtctagatgggagaaacttccacaaggacaaccatctctgcagcactccacaaaagtggccagacggaagccactccaaaataaaaggcacatgacagcccgcttggagtttgccaaaaggaacctaaagtactcagaccatgagaaacaagattctctggtctgatgaaaccaagattgaactcctgaatgccaagcgtcatgtctggaggaaacctggcaccatccctatggtgaagcatggtggtggcagcatcatgctgtggggatgtttttcagcggcagggactgggagactagacaggatcgagggaaagatgaatggagcaaagtacagagagatccttgatgaaaacctgctccagagcgctcaggacctcatactggggcgcaggttcatcttccaacatgacaacaaccctaagcacacagccaagacaactcaggagtcgcttcgggacaagcctctgaatgccTTTGAGTGGCCCTGTGGCGCTCCCCATCCAAATTGaaagcgcttgagaggatctacaagGAAGAAtcggggaaactccccaaatgcatgTCTGCCAAGCTTATAGCTTCATACCAAGAAGACTTTGGCgcaatcgttgccaaaggtgctttactgagtaaagcgtctgaatacttatggaaatgtgatatttcagttttttattaaGAATTTATTTctaaagatttctaaaaacctgtttttgccttgtcattgagggttattgtgatgtaattatggggtattgtgatgtcattgaggGTTATTGTGacgtaattatggggtattgtgatgtcattgagggttattgtgtgtagattgatgaggaaataaaaCAATTGAGtctattttagagtaaggctgtaaagtaacaaaatgtgttaaaagggaaggggtctgaatatgtttccgaatgctctgtacgAGGACTCATTTTCCTTTTTGAGAAACGTGTTCAGTCAGCACAGAAGAACCAAGCTGCACCTGAGGAAAGCTCAACTAATCCCACTGGTATTTGAGGGGGATTTTACAAGAAGATTTCGAGGAGAATAGAATGATTGATTACTCATTTGAACTTTTATGTTTATTGTCATATAGTGTGAttcaaactacactgaacaaaaatttgaatgcaacatgtaaagtgttggtcccatggttcatgagctgaagtaaaatatcccggaaatgttccatatgcacaaaaagcttatttctctcaaatgttttgcacaaattaGTTTgcatcccttttagtgagcatttcttatttgctaaggtaatccatccacctgtggcatatcaagaacctgATTAAAAAGCATCATTACAtacaatgccttgcgaaagtattcggcccccttgaactttgcaaccttttgccacatttcaggcttcaaacataaatatataaaactgtatttttttgtgaagaatcaacaacaagtgggacacaatcatgaagtggaacgacatttattggatatttcaaactttttttaacaaatcaaaaactgaaaaattgggcgtgcaaaattattcagcccctttactttcagtgcagcaaactctctccagaagttcagtgaggatctctgaatgatccaatgttgacctaaatgactaatgatgataaatacaatccacctgtgtgtaatcaagtctccgtataaatgcacctgcactgtgatagtctcagaggtccgttaaaagcgcagagagcatcatgaagaacaaggaacacaccaggcaggtccgagatactgttgtgaagaagtttaaagccggatttggatccAAAAAaaattcccaagctttaaacatcccaaggagcactgtgcaagcaataatatgaaatggaaggagtatcagaccactgcaaatctaccaagacctggccgtccctctaaactttcagctcatacgtacaaggagaagactgatcagagatgcagccaagaggcccatgatcactctggatgaactgcagagatctacagctgaggtgggagactctgtccataggacaacaatcagtcgtatattgcacaaatctggcctttgtggaagagtggcaagaagaaagccatttcttagagatatccataaaaagtgtcgtttaaagtttgccacaagccacctgggagacacaccaaacatgtggaagaaggtgctctggtcagatgaaaacaaaattgaactttttggcaacaatgtaagacgttatgtttggcgtaaaagcaacacagctcatcaccctgaacacaccatccccactgtcaaacatggtggtggcagcacttttgtggataggggagatgatcccctggttccagacatcagggaagcagccagaagttaacaccatgttgaacaatttaagcacagcattttgcaactcaggtgtgctgtttttcagcatttcatttctgatgttgtctacaccacaagccttctttgatttaatagattttagcttttcatttagttcttgttgggttattgggtaatctaatggattttggttgtttttaatgactgattcaaggatgttcaatttttctttaatttctaattggttctgttgtaagtctttttgtgggatgtttttgtatagattatcaaaataagttttccaaattcctacataTTGTATGGCTAATGcttgtggctttgttgtgctaaaattgttccacatgtcccagaactgattttggtcaattgcgttttcaatttcatcaagtgtcttgttggtataattcaatttcttgcatttcagtgtttgtttatactgtttcagagtttcaaagtattcatatcgtagctctgggttgttttgctgcttatgttttttgtttgacatttgtcttaggtgttttctaattgttttacattcattatcaaaccatttgtcagaaacatttagatttttgcttctgatgttgcattgctttggttttctcaaatttgctttcgatgctgctttttggaatatgcagttgatgttttgggtagctgaattgacaccatctttattgttttggtactgtgagttattgaaaaactgtatagagttcatcatttcatttgagttcaatgtttcaatgaatgtctctgcactgtttggagcccatctgtacgattggtttatgttgtagagtttattgggctgtttttttgaatgaatattgccggttaatttcttcagaaacacgttgatctgactgtgatctgacaatggtgtctgtggtctgacagtgaatgcactaatggaggaggggtcaatgtcagtgatggcataatcgactacacttgtcccaagagctgagcagtaagtaaactgaaagggtaaagagtcccctctgattctaccatttaagcatgtacaggcctaaggctcgacagagatgtactaactcttttccatttttgttcagtatttggtcaggactgtttctattatttataatagggcaactgtacaaggaggggtgtccaaatatgtggtggttacctcccgcatcagtgtagtcaggctcagaacctgttcttgcattgaaatctccacaaagaagcactttaccctgcgcctgaaatgtaatgatttctgttTGGAGaaaaactgatcatcataatatgtatgtatctctctctctctctctctttctctctctatctctctctctctctctctctctctctctctctcgtctctctctctctctctctctctccccctctctctcatctctcactcatctctctctctctcgtctctcatctctctttctctcttgtctctctctctctcttctctctcgtatctctctctctcgtcactctctctcatttctcatctctctctctctctctctctcgtctctctccttctacgTTGATATCTATATGAGAAGGACAATGTTAACCCACTCAGCAACAAACAAACTATACAATTATTCAGGATTTAGAAAGGGATAAAAGGCTCTACTGTTGTAAGCTGTCACTGCTGTCACTGCAACTGTGTACTACAACCATTTCCTTTCGATAATATAATCCTTGTGCAAACCATCTATTGTAGTTTGAattccgtgcttctacacctgcattgcttgctgtttggggttttaggctgggtttctgtacagcactttgagatatcagctgatgtacgaagggctatataaatacatttgatttgatttgatttgaattcgaGTAACCTGAGTCTGCATTCTCTTACATTGAAGGACTATGTTTCAGCTTCTCTGTTTGCTCTCTGTACACCAACCTATGGTTCTGGAGACCGTTTTCCTTGCCCTGTGTTTTTAGTATTGGCCAGCATGAATTGAAGAAGCTCTCCTAGTAATTAATGGCTACAATGATGCAATGAAGTCATTGGAGGAGGGGTCAGGGAGGTCTTTACTCTAGTCTTCAATGAATACCAGATGTCTCCCTGCCCGTTCCGGGTCTGTTCTCTCTACAGTTCAGTTGTTCTCAAACACTTACAGTGGGGTCACCCTGTATACCAAGACTGTGTCCCAGATAACACcgtattccctacgtagtgcaatacttttgaccagaacgtTGCCAAAGCCCTCTGAAGCCCAGTCCCCCAGCAGTCCCCCAGCAGTCCCCCAGAGCCCTACGCCAGTAAATGATAACTTAATGGTTATAATACCCCCATGTTGAATGACctcacagagaggcagacagacagttctgGGACAGGTCTGGGACAGTTATGGGACAGGTCTGGGACAGTTCTGGGACAGGTCTGGGACAGTTCTGggacaggtctgggacaggtctGGGACAGGAGGGTAAATATGTGCCTGGTCGGCAGCGCTGCATTTTCTGAAAAGTCGACCGTTGATGAACTAAAACCTTTAACAAGTATTGAAGTTAGAAAAATGAAAACGTTTTCAACATTTCTAAAGGCACTTGTGTCTAAAGTGTGTGTTGGTGGTGGAACCGACATCTTAACTTTACATTATTCCTTCATTCAGCTGAGCCAGCTGATTCACACAGTACACGATGTCATAGTAGCCTGTGGTTCTAGTGTAGTGCCTTACTGAAGGGCATGAAAGGGGAAAACCCACACCTTCGTCTACCTGTAGTTTCTCATGGTATTTGTAGTTCGTTGACCAAAAAGGTCATCCATTAAAAATGGAGTAAACGTTTTACAAAATTCCAATGAAAATACCTCAGTGCAGACGTTCCTtaatgctgtctctctcactaactAAAGGGGCATCTAAAGAGGGTTGgaaactgggtggttccagccccgaatgctgattggctgtctgccgtagtatgacaaaacatttatttttactgctctaattacgttgctaaccagtttataatagcaataaggcacctcaggggttgcGGTATATTACCAATATAGcacggctaagggttgtatcCAGGAACTCtgtgttgcgtcgtgcataagaacagcccttagccgtggtatattggctatataccacaccccctcgggccttattggtTAAATATAGAACTGCAGACTCTATGTGAATGTTAAGGCCTAGTCAACTGTGTTGCAATAACCGGAAGACACATCTTTGGCGAAACACATGACTGCATGCCTCACACCAACATCAATAACATGACTGCATGCCTCACACCAACATCAATAACATGACTGCATGCCTCACACCAACATCAATAACATGACTGCATGCCTCACACCAACATCAATAACATGACTGCATGCCTCACACCAACATCAATAACATGACTGCATGCCTCACACCATCATCAATAACATGACTGCATGCCTCACACCAACATCAATAACATGACTGCATGCCTCACACCAACATCAATAACATGACTGCATGCCTCACACCATCATCAATAACATGACTGCATGCCTCACACCAACATCAATAACATGACTGCATGCCTCACACCAACATCAATAACATGACTGCATGCCTCACACCAACATCAATAACATGACTGCATGTCTCACACCAACATCAATAACATGACTGCATGCCTCACACCATCATCAATAACATGACTGCATGCCTCACACCAACATCAATAACATGACTGCATGCCTCACACCAACATCAATAACATGACTGCATGCTTCACACCAACATCAATAACATGACTGCATGCCTCACACCAACATCAATAACATGACTGCATGCCTCACACCAACATCAATAACATGACTGCATGCCTCACACCAACATCAATAACATGACTGCATGCCTCACACCATCATCAATAACCAAATGCCTCTTTAGTAAACAACAAATGCCTCTTTAGTAAACAACAAAGTCATCTTTAGTAAACAACAAATGGCTCTTTAGTAAACAACAAATGCCTCTTTAGTAAACAACAAATGCCTCTTTAGTAAACAACAAATTAGTCTTCAGTAAACAAGTAAACAACaaatgagtcttcagtaaacAACAAATGTCTCTTCAGTAACTAGCAGAAACATAGATAATGAAAAGAGACAGGGTAGATTTTTTTTTGTCTAGACAAAGTAGACAGTGAGTCTGGCCTTTTGGGAACTAAAAAGTCCTGGTGAGCTCACACCAAGATCCAGGGTTGTGGTTGGATGGAGCCAGGTGTGTTGGATGGAGCCAGGTGTGTTGGATGGAGCCAGGTGTGTTGGGGTGTGAAGAGCTTTAACACAAACGATTGGCTTGAGACAGCTACTGTGAGGGAGCTACTGTTTGTGTGTTACTGCAGCAAGACCTTTTCCCAGGTCTACAATCATCAACCATCACTTGTTCATTCGTGACTTCCAGTAATTAGATTTGGTTGACGCTATGTAACTTGTcgcaattcaatttcaattcggAAAGTAAAATTAAATTCCAATTTTCCCTCATTGAAAATAAATGGGGGGAAATTGCAATTGGAATTGGAACCTGGGTTTCCTTCCTTAAATATCTGAAGTGAAATGGAATTGAACCCATTTTTTTGGTCTCTTCAGACCGTGTAATGATGATGTGACTGtcaaaaatggcaccctattccctagatagtgcaatacttttgacgaGGGACACATTCATTAGGGACACAGACAACGTGACTGTCTTGCCTTCTGCAgctgttgttgttacagcctccCTCCCAACCtgtcatccattcctcctccTTATCTCCCCTCCTGGTggctcccccctctccttcccgccTTCCTCTACCTCTTCACAGGGACGGAAGGAGTGCACCCGCCGTTGGAGGAGTGGGGAAACGTGGGAGAAAGGaatggaggggagaagaggaaaggaggggagaagaggaaaggaggggagaagaggaaaggaggggagaagaggaaaggaggggagaagaggaaaggaggggagaagaggaaaggaggggagaaaaggacaggaggggagaagaggaaaggaggggagaagaggaaaggaggggagaagaggaaaggaggggagaagaggaaaggaggggagaagaggacaggaagggggagaagaggaaaggaggggagaagaggaaaggaggggagaagaggaaaggaggggagaagaggacaggaggggagaagaggaaaggaggggagaagaggacaggaggggagaagaggaaaggaggggagaagaggaaaggaggggagaagaggaaaggaggggagaagaggaaaggaggggagaagaggacaggaggggagaagaggaaaggaggggagaagaggaaaggaggggagaagaggaaaggaggggagaagaggaaaggaggggagaagaggaaaggaggggagaagaggaaaggaggggagaagaggaaaggaggggagaagaggacaggagaagaggaaaggaggggagaagaggaaaggaggggagaggaggaaaggaggggagaagaggaaaggagcggagaagaggacaggaggggagaagaggaaaggaggggagaagaggaaaggaggggagaagaggaaaggaggggagaagaggaaaggaggggagaagaggacaggaggggagaagaggaaaggaggggagaagaggaaaggaggggagaagaggaaaggaggggagaagaggaaaggaggggagaagaggaaaggaggggagaagaggacaggaggggagaagaggaaaggaggggagaagaggaaaggaggggcgaagaggaaaggaggggagaagaggaaaggaggggagaagaggacaggaggggagaagaggaaaggaggggagaagaggaaaggaggggagaagagga
This is a stretch of genomic DNA from Oncorhynchus clarkii lewisi isolate Uvic-CL-2024 chromosome 17, UVic_Ocla_1.0, whole genome shotgun sequence. It encodes these proteins:
- the LOC139369507 gene encoding small proline-rich protein 3-like, whose amino-acid sequence is MPISGDTAEPISGDTAEPSSGDNAEPSSGDTAMPISGDTAMPSSGDTAMPISGDTAMPISGDTAMPISGDTAEPSSGDTAEHSSGDTAEHSSGDTAEHSSGDTAMPISGDTAMPISGDTAMPISGDTAMPISGDTAMPISGDTAEPSSGDTADLQLAPCAEPTTSSTSSTRIMVPQSPPPPTLPDDLGTEEPAQALPELVEVCELGGGDLAKH